From Channa argus isolate prfri chromosome 18, Channa argus male v1.0, whole genome shotgun sequence, the proteins below share one genomic window:
- the ogdhb gene encoding 2-oxoglutarate dehydrogenase complex component E1 isoform X3 has translation MHSFRTTVARLRPLGAAQTAQSLSQPKLATKALRMFQPRRHLNAPVAAEPFLNGTSSNYVEEMYFAWLENPRNVHKSWDIFFRNVNAGALPGAAYQSPPPLSGISEGLASVQALGGASPNMEKLVEDHLAVQSLIRAYQVRGHHIAKLDPLDISCVDFDDAPCAVGFQHVDLSHVKERLSRLTGGGFYGLAESDLDKVFRLPTTTFIGGNESALTLREIIRRLEMAYCQHIGVEFMFINDMEQCQWIRQKFETPGVMQFSLEEKRTLLARMIRSTRFEEFLQRKWSSEKRFGLEGCESLIPALKTLIDRSSQSGVESVIMGMPHRGRLNVLANVIRKELDQIFCQFDSKLEAADEGSGDVKYHLGMYHKRMNRVSDRYITMSLMANPSHLEAVDPVVQGKTKAEQFYCGDTEGKRVMSILLHGDAAFAGQGIVYETFHLSDLPSYTTHGTIHVVVNNQIGFTTDPRMARSSPYPTDVARVVNAPIFHVNADDPEAVMYVCNVAAEWRNIFHKDVVVDLVCYRRNGHNEMDEPMFTQPLMYKRIKKQKGVLQKFSEKLIAEGVVTTQEYEEEVAMYDKICEEAYTRSKDEKILHIKHWLDSPWPGFFTLEGQPKSMSCPSTGVSEEELGHIGNIAASVPVEDFTIHGGLSRILKGRTNMVSQRVCDWALGEYMAFGSLLKEGIHVRLSGQDVERGTFSHRHHVLHDQNIDKRICIPMNYISPDQAPYTVCNSSLSEYGVLGFELGFAMASPNALVLWEAQFGDFHNTAQCIIDQFISPGQAKWVRQNGIVLLLPHGMEGMGPEHSSARPERFLQMCNDDSDVFPKLSEDFAVRQLYDCNWIVVNCSTPANYFHVLRRQILLPFRKPLVVFSPKSLLRHPEAKSSFDDMLPGTHFKRLIPDDGSAAGCSPVKVKRVIFCTGKIYYELTRERKNRGMDEDVAVLRIEQLSPFPFDLVKAEAERYPTADLVWCQEEHKNQGYYDYVKPRICTTVTKSRPVWYAGREPAAAPATGNKHTHLMELQRVLDTAFDLKAFTGKV, from the exons ATGCACAGCTTCAGGACTACAGTTGCGAGGCTTCGGCCTTTAGGGGCTGCACAGACGGCACAGAGCCTGTCACAGCCCAAATTAGCCACAAAGGCCCTAAGGATGTTTCAGCCCAGGAGGCACCTGAATGCACCTGTGGCCGCTGAGCCCTTTCTCAACGGCACCAGCTCCAACTACGTGGAGGAGATGTACTTTGCTTGGCTGGAGAATCCCAGGAATGTGCACAAG TCCTGGGATATATTTTTCCGTAATGTCAATGCTGGGGCTTTGCCTGGTGCAGCCTACCAGAGCCCTCCACCCCTCAGTGGGATCTCTGAAGGACTGGCCAGTGTCCAGGCACTGGGAGGGGCTTCGCCCAATATGGAGAAGCTGGTGGAGGATCACTTAGCCGTACAGTCGCTGATACGAGCGTACCAG GTACGAGGGCATCACATAGCAAAGTTGGATCCACTGGACATCAGCTGTGTGGACTTTGATGATGCCCCGTGTGCTGTTGGTTTCCAGCATGTTG ATTTGTCTCATGTTAAAGAACGTCTGAGTAGACTGACTGGGGGAG GTTTTTATGGACTGGCTGAATCCGACCTGGACAAAGTGTTCCGCCTTCCCACCACCACCTTCATCGGTGGCAATGAGAGCGCTCTGACACTCAGGGAGATTATACGGCGCCTCGAg ATGGCCTACTGTCAGCATATTGGAGTGGAGTTCATGTTTATTAATGATATGGAGCAGTGCCAGTGGATCAGGCAGAAGTTTGAGACCCCAGGAGTCATGCAGTTCAGTCTGGAGGAGAAGAGGACTCTGCTTGCCCGAATGATCCGATCCACcag GTTTGAGGAGTTTCTCCAGAGGAAGTGGTCATCAGAGAAACGCTTTGGTCTAGAAGGTTGTGAGTCGCTGATCCCGGCCCTCAAGACCCTCATCGATAGGTCCAGTCAGAGCGGAGTGGAGAGTGTGATCATGGGAATGCCCCACAG GGGCAGACTGAACGTGCTGGCTAATGTGATCCGGAAGGAGCTGGACCAGATCTTTTGCCAGTTTGACTCTAAACTGGAGGCTGCAGATGAG GGTTCTGGTGATGTCAAATATCACTTGGGGATGTATCACAAGAGGATGAACCGGGTCAGTGACAGGTACATCACAATGTCACTCATGGCAAACCCGTCCCACTTGGAAGCCGTGGACCCAGTGGTGCAGGGCAAGACCAAAGCTGAGCAGTTTTACTGTGGAGACACTGAGGGCAAGAGG GTGATGTCCATTCTGCTTCACGGTGACGCTGCGTTTGCAGGTCAGGGGATTGTGTACGAGACGTTCCACCTGTCCGACCTGCCGTCCTACACCACGCACGGCACCATACACGTGGTGGTCAACAACCAG ATCGGCTTCACCACAGACCCTAGGATGGCCCGATCCTCTCCGTACCCCACAGATGTAGCGCGGGTCGTCAACGCTCCCATCTTCCACGTCAATGCAGACGACCCAGAGGCCGTGATGTATGTGTGCAATGTTGCAGCCGAGTGGAGGAACATTTTCCATAAAGATGTGGTTGTAGACCTg GTGTGTTACAGGCGTAATGGCCACAATGAGATGGATGAGCCCATGTTCACCCAGCCGCTGATGTACAAAAGGATCAAGAAGCAGAAAGGGGTCCTGCAGAAGTTTTCAGAGAAACTCATTGCAGAGGGAGTTGTCACAACTCAGGAGTACGAG GAGGAAGTGGCGATGTATGACAAGATCTGTGAGGAAGCTTACACTCGCTCCAAAGACGAGAAGATCCTTCACATCAAACACTGGCTCGACTCACCCTGGCCTG GTTTTTTCACACTGGAGGGTCAGCCTAAAAGCATGAGCTGCCCTTCCACTGGTGTCAGTGAGGAAGAGCTCGGCCATATTGGAAACATCGCTGCGTCCGTCCCAGTGGAAGACTTCACTATACATGGAG GCTTGAGTCGCATCCTAAAGGGCCGTACAAACATGGTGAGCCAGCGGGTGTGTGACTGGGCTCTTGGGGAGTACATGGCCTTTGGCTCTCTGCTCAAAGAAGGGATCCATGTGCGCCTCAGCGGACAGGATGTGGAGCGAGGCACGTTCAG CCACAGACACCACGTTCTTCACGACCAGAACATCGATAAGAGGATCTGCATCCCGATGAACTACATCTCACCTGATCAGGCTCCTTACACAGTCTGCAACAGCTCTCTGTCTGAGTATGGAGTACTGG GTTTTGAACTGGGCTTTGCCATGGCCAGTCCCAATGCACTGGTCCTGTGGGAGGCCCAGTTTGGAGACTTTCACAACACAGCTCAGTGCATCATTGACCAGTTCATCAGCCCCGGTCAGGCCAAGTGGGTCAGACAGAACGGCATCGTGCTGCTGCTTCCGCACGGCATGGAAGGGATG GGGCCAGAACACTCGTCTGCTCGGCCTGAAAGGTTTCTGCAGATGTGCAACGATGACTCTGATGTTTTCCCT AAACTGTCGGAGGACTTCGCGGTGCGGCAGCTGTACGACTGCAACTGGATCGTGGTAAACTGCTCCACTCCTGCAAACTACTTCCATGTCCTCCGCAGACAGATCCTGCTGCCCTTCAGGAAGCCT CTGGTGGTATTTTCTCCCAAGTCGCTGCTGCGTCACCCGGAGGCTAAGTCCAGCTTTGATGACATGCTGCCAG GCACTCACTTCAAGCGTCTAATCCCAGACGACGGGTCTGCTGCCGGCTGCAGCCCAGTAAAGGTGAAGCGAGTCATTTTCTGCACCGGTAAGATCTACTACGAACTGACCCGGGAACGCAAGAACAGAGGCATGGACGAAGACGTAGCCGTCTTGCGCATCGAGCAG CTCTCGCCGTTTCCTTTCGATCTGGTTAAAGCTGAGGCCGAGCGCTATCCCACTGCTGATCTGGTTTGGTGTCAGGAAGAGCACAAGAACCAGGGTTACTACGACTACGTCAAGCCCCGCATCTGTACCACCGTCACCAAGAGCCGCCCTGTCTG gtacGCCGGCCGTGAGCCTGCAGCTGCTCCAGCCACTGGgaacaaacacactcacctcATGGAGCTGCAGCGTGTACTGGACACGGCGTTCGATCTGAAGGCCTTCACTGGGAAAGTGTGA
- the ogdhb gene encoding 2-oxoglutarate dehydrogenase complex component E1 isoform X2, producing the protein MHSFRTTVARLRPLGAAQTAQSLSQPKLATKALRMFQPRRHLNAPVAAEPFLNGTSSNYVEEMYFAWLENPRNVHKSWDIFFRNVNAGALPGAAYQSPPPLSGISEGLASVQALGGASPNMEKLVEDHLAVQSLIRAYQVRGHHIAKLDPLDISCVDFDDAPCAVGFQHVGFYGLAESDLDKVFRLPTTTFIGGNESALTLREIIRRLEMAYCQHIGVEFMFINDMEQCQWIRQKFETPGVMQFSLEEKRTLLARMIRSTRFEEFLQRKWSSEKRFGLEGCESLIPALKTLIDRSSQSGVESVIMGMPHRGRLNVLANVIRKELDQIFCQFDSKLEAADEGSGDVKYHLGMYHKRMNRVSDRYITMSLMANPSHLEAVDPVVQGKTKAEQFYCGDTEGKRVMSILLHGDAAFAGQGIVYETFHLSDLPSYTTHGTIHVVVNNQIGFTTDPRMARSSPYPTDVARVVNAPIFHVNADDPEAVMYVCNVAAEWRNIFHKDVVVDLVCYRRNGHNEMDEPMFTQPLMYKRIKKQKGVLQKFSEKLIAEGVVTTQEYEEEVAMYDKICEEAYTRSKDEKILHIKHWLDSPWPGFFTLEGQPKSMSCPSTGVSEEELGHIGNIAASVPVEDFTIHGGLSRILKGRTNMVSQRVCDWALGEYMAFGSLLKEGIHVRLSGQDVERGTFSHRHHVLHDQNIDKRICIPMNYISPDQAPYTVCNSSLSEYGVLGFELGFAMASPNALVLWEAQFGDFHNTAQCIIDQFISPGQAKWVRQNGIVLLLPHGMEGMGPEHSSARPERFLQMCNDDSDVFPLQHDPGASWLHVDKRPDFEKQQKLNKKLSEDFAVRQLYDCNWIVVNCSTPANYFHVLRRQILLPFRKPLVVFSPKSLLRHPEAKSSFDDMLPGTHFKRLIPDDGSAAGCSPVKVKRVIFCTGKIYYELTRERKNRGMDEDVAVLRIEQLSPFPFDLVKAEAERYPTADLVWCQEEHKNQGYYDYVKPRICTTVTKSRPVWYAGREPAAAPATGNKHTHLMELQRVLDTAFDLKAFTGKV; encoded by the exons ATGCACAGCTTCAGGACTACAGTTGCGAGGCTTCGGCCTTTAGGGGCTGCACAGACGGCACAGAGCCTGTCACAGCCCAAATTAGCCACAAAGGCCCTAAGGATGTTTCAGCCCAGGAGGCACCTGAATGCACCTGTGGCCGCTGAGCCCTTTCTCAACGGCACCAGCTCCAACTACGTGGAGGAGATGTACTTTGCTTGGCTGGAGAATCCCAGGAATGTGCACAAG TCCTGGGATATATTTTTCCGTAATGTCAATGCTGGGGCTTTGCCTGGTGCAGCCTACCAGAGCCCTCCACCCCTCAGTGGGATCTCTGAAGGACTGGCCAGTGTCCAGGCACTGGGAGGGGCTTCGCCCAATATGGAGAAGCTGGTGGAGGATCACTTAGCCGTACAGTCGCTGATACGAGCGTACCAG GTACGAGGGCATCACATAGCAAAGTTGGATCCACTGGACATCAGCTGTGTGGACTTTGATGATGCCCCGTGTGCTGTTGGTTTCCAGCATGTTG GTTTTTATGGACTGGCTGAATCCGACCTGGACAAAGTGTTCCGCCTTCCCACCACCACCTTCATCGGTGGCAATGAGAGCGCTCTGACACTCAGGGAGATTATACGGCGCCTCGAg ATGGCCTACTGTCAGCATATTGGAGTGGAGTTCATGTTTATTAATGATATGGAGCAGTGCCAGTGGATCAGGCAGAAGTTTGAGACCCCAGGAGTCATGCAGTTCAGTCTGGAGGAGAAGAGGACTCTGCTTGCCCGAATGATCCGATCCACcag GTTTGAGGAGTTTCTCCAGAGGAAGTGGTCATCAGAGAAACGCTTTGGTCTAGAAGGTTGTGAGTCGCTGATCCCGGCCCTCAAGACCCTCATCGATAGGTCCAGTCAGAGCGGAGTGGAGAGTGTGATCATGGGAATGCCCCACAG GGGCAGACTGAACGTGCTGGCTAATGTGATCCGGAAGGAGCTGGACCAGATCTTTTGCCAGTTTGACTCTAAACTGGAGGCTGCAGATGAG GGTTCTGGTGATGTCAAATATCACTTGGGGATGTATCACAAGAGGATGAACCGGGTCAGTGACAGGTACATCACAATGTCACTCATGGCAAACCCGTCCCACTTGGAAGCCGTGGACCCAGTGGTGCAGGGCAAGACCAAAGCTGAGCAGTTTTACTGTGGAGACACTGAGGGCAAGAGG GTGATGTCCATTCTGCTTCACGGTGACGCTGCGTTTGCAGGTCAGGGGATTGTGTACGAGACGTTCCACCTGTCCGACCTGCCGTCCTACACCACGCACGGCACCATACACGTGGTGGTCAACAACCAG ATCGGCTTCACCACAGACCCTAGGATGGCCCGATCCTCTCCGTACCCCACAGATGTAGCGCGGGTCGTCAACGCTCCCATCTTCCACGTCAATGCAGACGACCCAGAGGCCGTGATGTATGTGTGCAATGTTGCAGCCGAGTGGAGGAACATTTTCCATAAAGATGTGGTTGTAGACCTg GTGTGTTACAGGCGTAATGGCCACAATGAGATGGATGAGCCCATGTTCACCCAGCCGCTGATGTACAAAAGGATCAAGAAGCAGAAAGGGGTCCTGCAGAAGTTTTCAGAGAAACTCATTGCAGAGGGAGTTGTCACAACTCAGGAGTACGAG GAGGAAGTGGCGATGTATGACAAGATCTGTGAGGAAGCTTACACTCGCTCCAAAGACGAGAAGATCCTTCACATCAAACACTGGCTCGACTCACCCTGGCCTG GTTTTTTCACACTGGAGGGTCAGCCTAAAAGCATGAGCTGCCCTTCCACTGGTGTCAGTGAGGAAGAGCTCGGCCATATTGGAAACATCGCTGCGTCCGTCCCAGTGGAAGACTTCACTATACATGGAG GCTTGAGTCGCATCCTAAAGGGCCGTACAAACATGGTGAGCCAGCGGGTGTGTGACTGGGCTCTTGGGGAGTACATGGCCTTTGGCTCTCTGCTCAAAGAAGGGATCCATGTGCGCCTCAGCGGACAGGATGTGGAGCGAGGCACGTTCAG CCACAGACACCACGTTCTTCACGACCAGAACATCGATAAGAGGATCTGCATCCCGATGAACTACATCTCACCTGATCAGGCTCCTTACACAGTCTGCAACAGCTCTCTGTCTGAGTATGGAGTACTGG GTTTTGAACTGGGCTTTGCCATGGCCAGTCCCAATGCACTGGTCCTGTGGGAGGCCCAGTTTGGAGACTTTCACAACACAGCTCAGTGCATCATTGACCAGTTCATCAGCCCCGGTCAGGCCAAGTGGGTCAGACAGAACGGCATCGTGCTGCTGCTTCCGCACGGCATGGAAGGGATG GGGCCAGAACACTCGTCTGCTCGGCCTGAAAGGTTTCTGCAGATGTGCAACGATGACTCTGATGTTTTCCCT CTGCAGCATGATCCTGGTGCATCTTGGCTGCATGTGGACAAGAGGCCTGACtttgaaaagcagcagaaactaAACAAA AAACTGTCGGAGGACTTCGCGGTGCGGCAGCTGTACGACTGCAACTGGATCGTGGTAAACTGCTCCACTCCTGCAAACTACTTCCATGTCCTCCGCAGACAGATCCTGCTGCCCTTCAGGAAGCCT CTGGTGGTATTTTCTCCCAAGTCGCTGCTGCGTCACCCGGAGGCTAAGTCCAGCTTTGATGACATGCTGCCAG GCACTCACTTCAAGCGTCTAATCCCAGACGACGGGTCTGCTGCCGGCTGCAGCCCAGTAAAGGTGAAGCGAGTCATTTTCTGCACCGGTAAGATCTACTACGAACTGACCCGGGAACGCAAGAACAGAGGCATGGACGAAGACGTAGCCGTCTTGCGCATCGAGCAG CTCTCGCCGTTTCCTTTCGATCTGGTTAAAGCTGAGGCCGAGCGCTATCCCACTGCTGATCTGGTTTGGTGTCAGGAAGAGCACAAGAACCAGGGTTACTACGACTACGTCAAGCCCCGCATCTGTACCACCGTCACCAAGAGCCGCCCTGTCTG gtacGCCGGCCGTGAGCCTGCAGCTGCTCCAGCCACTGGgaacaaacacactcacctcATGGAGCTGCAGCGTGTACTGGACACGGCGTTCGATCTGAAGGCCTTCACTGGGAAAGTGTGA
- the ogdhb gene encoding 2-oxoglutarate dehydrogenase complex component E1 isoform X6 has translation MAYCQHIGVEFMFINDMEQCQWIRQKFETPGVMQFSLEEKRTLLARMIRSTRFEEFLQRKWSSEKRFGLEGCESLIPALKTLIDRSSQSGVESVIMGMPHRGRLNVLANVIRKELDQIFCQFDSKLEAADEGSGDVKYHLGMYHKRMNRVSDRYITMSLMANPSHLEAVDPVVQGKTKAEQFYCGDTEGKRVMSILLHGDAAFAGQGIVYETFHLSDLPSYTTHGTIHVVVNNQIGFTTDPRMARSSPYPTDVARVVNAPIFHVNADDPEAVMYVCNVAAEWRNIFHKDVVVDLVCYRRNGHNEMDEPMFTQPLMYKRIKKQKGVLQKFSEKLIAEGVVTTQEYEEEVAMYDKICEEAYTRSKDEKILHIKHWLDSPWPGFFTLEGQPKSMSCPSTGVSEEELGHIGNIAASVPVEDFTIHGGLSRILKGRTNMVSQRVCDWALGEYMAFGSLLKEGIHVRLSGQDVERGTFSHRHHVLHDQNIDKRICIPMNYISPDQAPYTVCNSSLSEYGVLGFELGFAMASPNALVLWEAQFGDFHNTAQCIIDQFISPGQAKWVRQNGIVLLLPHGMEGMGPEHSSARPERFLQMCNDDSDVFPKLSEDFAVRQLYDCNWIVVNCSTPANYFHVLRRQILLPFRKPLVVFSPKSLLRHPEAKSSFDDMLPGTHFKRLIPDDGSAAGCSPVKVKRVIFCTGKIYYELTRERKNRGMDEDVAVLRIEQLSPFPFDLVKAEAERYPTADLVWCQEEHKNQGYYDYVKPRICTTVTKSRPVWYAGREPAAAPATGNKHTHLMELQRVLDTAFDLKAFTGKV, from the exons ATGGCCTACTGTCAGCATATTGGAGTGGAGTTCATGTTTATTAATGATATGGAGCAGTGCCAGTGGATCAGGCAGAAGTTTGAGACCCCAGGAGTCATGCAGTTCAGTCTGGAGGAGAAGAGGACTCTGCTTGCCCGAATGATCCGATCCACcag GTTTGAGGAGTTTCTCCAGAGGAAGTGGTCATCAGAGAAACGCTTTGGTCTAGAAGGTTGTGAGTCGCTGATCCCGGCCCTCAAGACCCTCATCGATAGGTCCAGTCAGAGCGGAGTGGAGAGTGTGATCATGGGAATGCCCCACAG GGGCAGACTGAACGTGCTGGCTAATGTGATCCGGAAGGAGCTGGACCAGATCTTTTGCCAGTTTGACTCTAAACTGGAGGCTGCAGATGAG GGTTCTGGTGATGTCAAATATCACTTGGGGATGTATCACAAGAGGATGAACCGGGTCAGTGACAGGTACATCACAATGTCACTCATGGCAAACCCGTCCCACTTGGAAGCCGTGGACCCAGTGGTGCAGGGCAAGACCAAAGCTGAGCAGTTTTACTGTGGAGACACTGAGGGCAAGAGG GTGATGTCCATTCTGCTTCACGGTGACGCTGCGTTTGCAGGTCAGGGGATTGTGTACGAGACGTTCCACCTGTCCGACCTGCCGTCCTACACCACGCACGGCACCATACACGTGGTGGTCAACAACCAG ATCGGCTTCACCACAGACCCTAGGATGGCCCGATCCTCTCCGTACCCCACAGATGTAGCGCGGGTCGTCAACGCTCCCATCTTCCACGTCAATGCAGACGACCCAGAGGCCGTGATGTATGTGTGCAATGTTGCAGCCGAGTGGAGGAACATTTTCCATAAAGATGTGGTTGTAGACCTg GTGTGTTACAGGCGTAATGGCCACAATGAGATGGATGAGCCCATGTTCACCCAGCCGCTGATGTACAAAAGGATCAAGAAGCAGAAAGGGGTCCTGCAGAAGTTTTCAGAGAAACTCATTGCAGAGGGAGTTGTCACAACTCAGGAGTACGAG GAGGAAGTGGCGATGTATGACAAGATCTGTGAGGAAGCTTACACTCGCTCCAAAGACGAGAAGATCCTTCACATCAAACACTGGCTCGACTCACCCTGGCCTG GTTTTTTCACACTGGAGGGTCAGCCTAAAAGCATGAGCTGCCCTTCCACTGGTGTCAGTGAGGAAGAGCTCGGCCATATTGGAAACATCGCTGCGTCCGTCCCAGTGGAAGACTTCACTATACATGGAG GCTTGAGTCGCATCCTAAAGGGCCGTACAAACATGGTGAGCCAGCGGGTGTGTGACTGGGCTCTTGGGGAGTACATGGCCTTTGGCTCTCTGCTCAAAGAAGGGATCCATGTGCGCCTCAGCGGACAGGATGTGGAGCGAGGCACGTTCAG CCACAGACACCACGTTCTTCACGACCAGAACATCGATAAGAGGATCTGCATCCCGATGAACTACATCTCACCTGATCAGGCTCCTTACACAGTCTGCAACAGCTCTCTGTCTGAGTATGGAGTACTGG GTTTTGAACTGGGCTTTGCCATGGCCAGTCCCAATGCACTGGTCCTGTGGGAGGCCCAGTTTGGAGACTTTCACAACACAGCTCAGTGCATCATTGACCAGTTCATCAGCCCCGGTCAGGCCAAGTGGGTCAGACAGAACGGCATCGTGCTGCTGCTTCCGCACGGCATGGAAGGGATG GGGCCAGAACACTCGTCTGCTCGGCCTGAAAGGTTTCTGCAGATGTGCAACGATGACTCTGATGTTTTCCCT AAACTGTCGGAGGACTTCGCGGTGCGGCAGCTGTACGACTGCAACTGGATCGTGGTAAACTGCTCCACTCCTGCAAACTACTTCCATGTCCTCCGCAGACAGATCCTGCTGCCCTTCAGGAAGCCT CTGGTGGTATTTTCTCCCAAGTCGCTGCTGCGTCACCCGGAGGCTAAGTCCAGCTTTGATGACATGCTGCCAG GCACTCACTTCAAGCGTCTAATCCCAGACGACGGGTCTGCTGCCGGCTGCAGCCCAGTAAAGGTGAAGCGAGTCATTTTCTGCACCGGTAAGATCTACTACGAACTGACCCGGGAACGCAAGAACAGAGGCATGGACGAAGACGTAGCCGTCTTGCGCATCGAGCAG CTCTCGCCGTTTCCTTTCGATCTGGTTAAAGCTGAGGCCGAGCGCTATCCCACTGCTGATCTGGTTTGGTGTCAGGAAGAGCACAAGAACCAGGGTTACTACGACTACGTCAAGCCCCGCATCTGTACCACCGTCACCAAGAGCCGCCCTGTCTG gtacGCCGGCCGTGAGCCTGCAGCTGCTCCAGCCACTGGgaacaaacacactcacctcATGGAGCTGCAGCGTGTACTGGACACGGCGTTCGATCTGAAGGCCTTCACTGGGAAAGTGTGA